In the Gasterosteus aculeatus chromosome X, fGasAcu3.hap1.1, whole genome shotgun sequence genome, one interval contains:
- the chrm4b gene encoding muscarinic acetylcholine receptor M4, which produces MGGAPEPHLNASLWLLPCTNASCPFGAAQLVLIATVTASLSAVTVVGNTLVILSIKVNRHLRTINNYFLLSLAVADLVVGVLSMNLHALYLLQGCWPLGAAACDLWLVTDYAVSSASVMNLLVISLDRYFCMTRPLSYPAWRTGRTAGLMIAAAWLLPLILWAPAILSWQTLGGERVVPEGECHTRLLASPAVTLATTLPSFYLPALVMIGLYGRLSAASRGRLSASSPSGQDFLLKRRSLVTSDPGSDASLGQSGSQILKSRKRQKASGGGGNAAGPQPRGARAAARHAAYENYDKVDTDSSSNADLHRKASATFSSCPSFRSQERRRRRVMARERRVTKTILAIVLAFIFTWTPYNVMAVVATFCHACVPGALWTTGYWLCYVNSAINPGCYALCNVAFRKTFCSLLRCRHRRLR; this is translated from the coding sequence ATGGGCGGAGCACCTGAACCCCATCTCAACGCCTCCCTTTGGCTCCTCCCCTGCACCAACGCCTCCTGTCCGTTTGGCGCCGCCCAGCTGGTCCTGATTGCCACAGTAACCGCCTCCCTCAGCGCGGTCACCGTGGTGGGCAACACCCTTGTGATCCTGTCCATCAAGGTCAACCGCCACCTGCGCACCATCAACAACTATTTCCTGCTTAGTCTGGCGGTGGCCGACCTGGTGGTGGGCGTGCTCTCCATGAACCTGCACGCGCTCTACCTGCTCCAGGGCTGCTGGCCCCTGGGGGCCGCCGCCTGCGACCTGTGGCTGGTCACCGACTACGCGGTGAGCAGCGCCTCTGTGatgaacctgctggtcatcaGTCTGGACCGGTACTTCTGTATGACACGGCCGCTCAGCTACCCGGCGTGGCGGACAGGCAGGACGGCTGGCCTGATGATTGCCGCTGCCTGGCTGCTGCCCCTCATCCTCTGGGCGCCCGCTATCCTGAGCTGGCAGACGCTCGGGGGGGAGCGTGTGGTTCCTGAGGGTGAGTGCCACACTCGGCTGCTGGCCAGCCCCGCCGTCACCCTGGCCACGACGCTGCCCTCCTTCTACCTGCCAGCGCTGGTCATGATTGGCCTGTACGGCCGGCTGAGCGCGGCCAGCCGAGGCCGGCTGAGTGCATCGAGTCCGTCTGGTCAAGACTTCCTCCTAAAGCGGCGCAGCCTGGTAACCAGCGACCCGGGCTCCGACGCCTCTCTTGGCCAGTCGGGGTCCCAAATCCTAAAGTCCAGGAAGAGACAGAAGGCGTCCGGAGGTGGAGGCAACGCCGCAGGACCTCAGCCACGTGGCGCTCGGGCCGCCGCTCGCCACGCTGCTTACGAGAACTACGACAAGGTGGACACAGACTCATCGTCCAACGCCGACCTCCATCGGAAGGCGTCGGCAACGTTCTCCTCCTGCCCCAGCTTCAGGTCTCAGGAAAGACGCAGACGTCGGGTGAtggcgagggagaggagggtcaCCAAAACCATCCTGGCCATCGTGCTGGCCTTCATCTTCACCTGGACGCCCTACAACGTCATGGCCGTCGTGGCGACCTTCTGTCACGCGTGCGTCCCGGGCGCCCTGTGGACCACGGGCTACTGGCTCTGCTACGTCAACAGCGCCATCAACCCCGGCTGCTATGCCCTCTGTAACGTTGCCTTCAGGAAGACTTTCTGCAGCCTCCTGCGCTGCCGCCACAGGAGGCTGCGATGA
- the ambra1b gene encoding activating molecule in BECN1-regulated autophagy protein 1B isoform X2, whose product MASTHVNHNIYITEVKTGKCLHSLVGHRRTPWCVTFHPTIPGLVASGCLDGEVRIWDLHGGSENWFTESNVAIASLAFHPTAQLLLIATNNELHFWDWSRPEPFAVVKTASDTERVRLVRFDPLGHNLLTATVNPSNQQNEEDSEVPMDSVEMPHFRQRSFLPSQPVRRTPILHNFLHILSSRSPGPPAGVEQPRPHGEGGGVGEPTGVPLAQYSGAERAPTFLGCTQHLGMVCLCSRCSAGRTADAPLSADAPHHGPPPSTFSSARTEPRQPSERPSAFTSVYYSAGASLNPTAPSTVEAHAAPRPGPDWTRNLLSMREGGVGPGMLPPRTSSSSISLLSVLRQQDGSSHSPVYTSASEGRGFPAQQGDPGGRDAASTSSGHHPFWDGSRGNTASFRNVLQCNLSRYFMEFDRMQDLEPPLGGGSMGEGGPEQSSELLNNNMDPDRPGPSSTSSPTIIHYQPPLPPPPVPHNLENNAPPPASRGHLNRCRACHNLLTFNHDSQRWERTNQASSTSASALEPPSSSSSSSSFPSSSSSPWQPEEGRRRLEVPPSESGVPPEPSEQPPTTLRGGGSGAFPIAPTPTRSGEQTVGLVYNQDTAQWERVYRQAAAGRPVEPPEALSQEMPVDPPDEDSLRRRLLESSLLSLSRYDMSGSRDHPIYPDPARLSPAAYYAQRMIQYLSRRDSIRQRSLRYQQNRLRVMSSSSDSPASNPSSAMDNSDVDFEELDDNGERARHRTTRNARMSAPSLGRFVPRRFLLPEYLPYAGIFHERGQPGLATHSSVNRVLAGASIGDGQSAVASNIANTTYRLQWWDFTKFDLPEISNASVNVLVPNCKIYNDASCDISADGQLLAVFIPSSQRGFPDEGILAIYSLAPHNLGEMLYTKRFGPNAISVSLSPMGCYVMVGLASRRILLHPTTDHMVAQVFRLQQPHGGETSIRMVFNVVYPMAPDQRRHVSINSARWLPDPGMGLAYGTNKGDLVICRPVFYRSDGESPAESSSEPLFSVNNGGTRNRGSERPGPNRPGWRLDRDMGLMNAIGLQPRHPAPSVTSQGTQTPIIQLQNAETQTERELPEPRPMQPATNVPPVTPSTSQAASGGEAAPPSGRAAEGVAPGDAAFAEATTSTAGESPELGSGEDALARIRRLIAEGGMTAVVQREQSTTMASMGGFGNNIIVSHRIHRGSQTAAGASRPPDPLLLAQTYGPPLQPQQPAPWVLQPSVLDDDSGPGPSSSLLLSSPSPPPSSSHSPVPSSGVGSSNSYQGDPYSR is encoded by the exons ATGGCCTCCACCCACGTCAAccacaatatttacataacGGAGGTGAAGACTGGAAAGTGCCTGCACTCCCTGGTGGGCCACCGGAGGACCCCCTGGTGCGTGACCTTTCACCCCACCATCCCAGGCCTGGTGGCCTCCGGCTGCCTGGATGGGGAGGTCCGGATCTGGGACCTGCAT GGCGGCAGCGAGAACTGGTTCACAGAGAGCAACGTGGCCATCGCCTCGCTGGCCTTCCACCCAACTGCCCAGCTGCTCCTCATCGCCACCAACAACGAGCTCCACTTCTGGGACTGGAGCCGCCCTGAGCCCTTCGCCGTGGTGAAGACCGCCAGCGACACAGAGAGAGTCCG GTTAGTGAGGTTCGACCCTCTTGGTCACAACCTGCTGACGGCCACCGTGAACCCGTCCAACCAGCAG AACGAGGAGGACTCTGAGGTCCCCATGGACAGCGTGGAGATGCCTCATTTCCGTCAGCGCTCCTTCTTGCCCTCCCAGCCGGTGCGCCGCACCCCCATCCTGCACAACTTCCTCCACATCCTGTCGTCCCGCTCGCCGGGGCCCCCGGCGGGGGTTGAGCAGCCGCGCCctcatggggagggagggggcgtgggAGAGCCTACCGGCGTGCCGCTGGCCCAGTATTCTGGCGCTGAGCGTGCCCCCACCTTCCTGGGCTGCACCCAGCACCTGGGCATGGTGTGCCTGTGCAGCCGCTGCTCCGCAGGACGCACTGCCGACGCCCCCCTGTCCGCCGATGCCCCGCACCATGGCCCCCcgccctccaccttctcctcggCGCGCACGGAGCCCAGGCAGCCGTCAGAGCGACCCTCGGCCTTCACCTCCGTCTACTACAGCGCTGGCGCCTCCCTTAACCCTACCGCACCCAGCACCGTGGAGGCACACGCTGCCCCCAGGCCAGGACCTGACTGGACCCGCAACCTACTGAGCATGAGGGAGGGTGGGGTCGGCCCTGGCATGTTGCCCCCCaggacttcctcctcctccatcagcctgCTGTCGGTGCTGCGTCAGCAGGATGGCTCCTCCCACTCCCCtgtctacacctctgcatccgAGGGACGGGGTTTCCCTGCCCAGCAGGGAGACCCAGGGGGGCGGGATGCCGCCAGCACCAGCAGTGGGCATCACCCCTTCTGGGACGGCTCCCGTGGCAACACAGCCTCCTTCCGCAATGTGCTGCAGTGCAACCTGAGCCGCTACTTCATGGAGTTTGACCGCATGCAGGACCTGGAGCCCccgctgggggggggcagcatgggCGAGGGGGGGCCAGAGCAGAGCTCAGAGCTGTTGAACAACAACATGGACCCAGATAGACCTGggccttcctccacctcctcgcccACAATCATCCACTACcagcctcccctccctcctccccccgtcccccacaaCCTGGAGAACAATGCCCCTCCCCCGGCCTCCAGGGGCCACCTGAACCGCTGCCGGGCCTGCCACAACCTGCTGACCTTCAACCATGACTCCCAGCGTTGGGAGCGGACCAACCAGGCCTCCTCAACCTCTGCCTCCGCTCTGgagccgccctcctcctcctcttcctcctccagctttccttcgtcatcctcctccccctggcAGCCCGAGGAGGGCAGGAGGAGACTAGAAGTCCCGCCCTCGGAGAGCGGGGTTCCCCCGGAGCCCAGCGAGCAGCCCCCTACTACCCTCAGGGGCGGAGGCTCCGGGGCCTTCCCCATTGCCCCGACCCCCACCCGGAGTGGGGAACAAACAGTTGGCCTGGTGTACAACCAGGACACAGCGCAGTGGGAACGAGTCTACCGGCAGGCCGCAGCCGGCAGGCCGGTGGAGCCCCCGGAGGCCTTAAGCCAAGAAATGCCTGTGGACCCCCCTGACGAGGACTCCCTGAGGAG GCGACTGCTGGAATCATCTCTGTTATCGCTGTCTCGCTACGACATGTCGGGATCCAGAGACCACCCCATCTACCCCGACCCAGCCAG ACTCTCTCCAGCTGCTTACTACGCCCAGAGGATGATCCAGTACCTGTCGAGGAGGGACAGTATTCGCCAGCGTTCTCTACGTTACCAGCAGAACCGCCTCCGGGTGATGTCGTCCTCCTCCGACAGTCCGGCCAGCAACCCGTCCAGCGCCATGGACAACAGTGACGTGGACTTTGAGGAGCTAGA tgatAACGGGGAGCGAGCGAGGCACCGGACCACTCGTAACGCCAGGATGTCGGCTCCTTCACTGGGCCGCTTTGTCCCCCG GCGTTTCCTGCTCCCCGAGTACCTTCCCTACGCTGGGATCTTCCACGAGAGGGGGCAGCCCGGCCTAGCTACTCACTCCTCCGTCAACAGAGTGCTCGCTG GTGCGTCAATAGGAGACGGTCAGTCCGCGGTGGCCAGCAACATCGCTAACACCACCTACCGTCTGCAGTGGTGGGACTTCACCAAATTTGATCTGCCAGAGATCAGCAACG CTTCGGTCAACGTCCTGGTGCCAAACTGTAAGATCTACAACGACGCCAGCTGCGACATCTCTGCGGACGGCCAGCTGCTGGCGGTCTTCATTCCCAGCAGCCAGCGGGGCTTCCCTGACGAGGGCATCCTGGCCATCTACTCGCTGGCTCCTCACAACCTGGGGGAGATGCTCTACACCAAGAGATTCGGCCCCAATGCTATCTCCGTTAGCCTGTCTCCGATGGGCTGCTACGTCATGGTGGGTCTGGCCTCTCGCAGGATCCTGCTCCACCCCACCACCGACCACATGGTGGCGCAAGTCTTCCGCCTGCAGCAGCCTCACGGAGGAGAGACCTCCATCAGG atGGTGTTCAACGTGGTCTACCCGATGGCTCCAGACCAGCGGCGCCACGTTAGCATCAACTCGGCCCGCTGGCTGCCCGACCCAGGAATGGGTCTGGCTTACGGCACCAACAAGGGAGACCTGGTCATCTGCCGGCCCGT GTTCTACAGGAGCGACGGAGAGAGCCCAGCTGAGTCCAGCAGCGAGCCTCTGTTCTCCGTCAACAATGGAGGAACCCGGAACAGAGGTTCTGAGCGCCCGGG GCCCAACCGCCCCGGCTGGAGGCTGGACCGGGACATGGGCTTGATGAACGCCATCGGACTTCAGCCCAGACACCCCGCGCCTTCAGTGACATCACAGGGAACTCAGACGCCAATCATCCAGCTGCAGAACGCTGAGACCCAGACGGAGAGGGAGCTGCCAGAGCCCCGACCCATGCAGCCCGCAACCA atgttcctcCTGTGACTCCGTCCACGAGCCAAGCAGCCAGCGGGGGGGAGGCTGCGCCTCCAAGCGGCAGAGCGGCGGAGGGCGTGGCCCCGGGAGACGCAGCCTTTGCGGAGGCCACCACCTCCACAGCCG GAGAGTCTCCAGAGTTGGGCTCCGGGGAAGACGCCCTGGCTCGGATCCGCCGGCTGATAGCCGAGGGCGGGATGACAGCGGTGGTCCAGCGGGAGCAGAGCACCACCATGGCATCGATGGGCGGCTTCGGCAACAACATCATCGTAAGCCACCGGATCCACCGCGGCTCCCAGACCGCCGCGGGGGCCTCCAGGCCACcggaccccctcctcctcgcccagACCTACGGGCCACCCCTGCAGCCCCAACAGCCGGCCCCCTGGGTTCTCCAGCCCTCTGTCCTGGACGATGACTCTGGGCcgggcccctcctcctccctgctgctgtcttccccctcgccgcccccatcctcctctcacAGCCCTGTCCCCAGCAGTGGGGTGGGCTCCTCCAACAGTTACCAGGGCGACCCGTACAGCAGGTAG
- the ambra1b gene encoding activating molecule in BECN1-regulated autophagy protein 1B isoform X1: MASRHRNSVRILLSRERGSQSFGSQRLLQLLVEEKVRWMKWQSQKVELPDSPRSTFLLAFSPNRTLMASTHVNHNIYITEVKTGKCLHSLVGHRRTPWCVTFHPTIPGLVASGCLDGEVRIWDLHGGSENWFTESNVAIASLAFHPTAQLLLIATNNELHFWDWSRPEPFAVVKTASDTERVRLVRFDPLGHNLLTATVNPSNQQNEEDSEVPMDSVEMPHFRQRSFLPSQPVRRTPILHNFLHILSSRSPGPPAGVEQPRPHGEGGGVGEPTGVPLAQYSGAERAPTFLGCTQHLGMVCLCSRCSAGRTADAPLSADAPHHGPPPSTFSSARTEPRQPSERPSAFTSVYYSAGASLNPTAPSTVEAHAAPRPGPDWTRNLLSMREGGVGPGMLPPRTSSSSISLLSVLRQQDGSSHSPVYTSASEGRGFPAQQGDPGGRDAASTSSGHHPFWDGSRGNTASFRNVLQCNLSRYFMEFDRMQDLEPPLGGGSMGEGGPEQSSELLNNNMDPDRPGPSSTSSPTIIHYQPPLPPPPVPHNLENNAPPPASRGHLNRCRACHNLLTFNHDSQRWERTNQASSTSASALEPPSSSSSSSSFPSSSSSPWQPEEGRRRLEVPPSESGVPPEPSEQPPTTLRGGGSGAFPIAPTPTRSGEQTVGLVYNQDTAQWERVYRQAAAGRPVEPPEALSQEMPVDPPDEDSLRRRLLESSLLSLSRYDMSGSRDHPIYPDPARLSPAAYYAQRMIQYLSRRDSIRQRSLRYQQNRLRVMSSSSDSPASNPSSAMDNSDVDFEELDDNGERARHRTTRNARMSAPSLGRFVPRRFLLPEYLPYAGIFHERGQPGLATHSSVNRVLAGASIGDGQSAVASNIANTTYRLQWWDFTKFDLPEISNASVNVLVPNCKIYNDASCDISADGQLLAVFIPSSQRGFPDEGILAIYSLAPHNLGEMLYTKRFGPNAISVSLSPMGCYVMVGLASRRILLHPTTDHMVAQVFRLQQPHGGETSIRMVFNVVYPMAPDQRRHVSINSARWLPDPGMGLAYGTNKGDLVICRPVFYRSDGESPAESSSEPLFSVNNGGTRNRGSERPGPNRPGWRLDRDMGLMNAIGLQPRHPAPSVTSQGTQTPIIQLQNAETQTERELPEPRPMQPATNVPPVTPSTSQAASGGEAAPPSGRAAEGVAPGDAAFAEATTSTAGESPELGSGEDALARIRRLIAEGGMTAVVQREQSTTMASMGGFGNNIIVSHRIHRGSQTAAGASRPPDPLLLAQTYGPPLQPQQPAPWVLQPSVLDDDSGPGPSSSLLLSSPSPPPSSSHSPVPSSGVGSSNSYQGDPYSR; encoded by the exons ATGGCATCCCGCCACAGGAACTCAGTGCGCATCCTGTTAAGCCGGGAGCGAGGCTCCCAGTCCTTTGGCTCCCAGaggctcctgcagctgctggtggaggagaaggtccGCTGGATGAAGTGGCAGAGTCAG AAAGTGGAGCTGCCCGACAGCCCCCGCTCCACCTTCCTTTTGGCCTTCAGCCCCAACAG AACCCTGATGGCCTCCACCCACGTCAAccacaatatttacataacGGAGGTGAAGACTGGAAAGTGCCTGCACTCCCTGGTGGGCCACCGGAGGACCCCCTGGTGCGTGACCTTTCACCCCACCATCCCAGGCCTGGTGGCCTCCGGCTGCCTGGATGGGGAGGTCCGGATCTGGGACCTGCAT GGCGGCAGCGAGAACTGGTTCACAGAGAGCAACGTGGCCATCGCCTCGCTGGCCTTCCACCCAACTGCCCAGCTGCTCCTCATCGCCACCAACAACGAGCTCCACTTCTGGGACTGGAGCCGCCCTGAGCCCTTCGCCGTGGTGAAGACCGCCAGCGACACAGAGAGAGTCCG GTTAGTGAGGTTCGACCCTCTTGGTCACAACCTGCTGACGGCCACCGTGAACCCGTCCAACCAGCAG AACGAGGAGGACTCTGAGGTCCCCATGGACAGCGTGGAGATGCCTCATTTCCGTCAGCGCTCCTTCTTGCCCTCCCAGCCGGTGCGCCGCACCCCCATCCTGCACAACTTCCTCCACATCCTGTCGTCCCGCTCGCCGGGGCCCCCGGCGGGGGTTGAGCAGCCGCGCCctcatggggagggagggggcgtgggAGAGCCTACCGGCGTGCCGCTGGCCCAGTATTCTGGCGCTGAGCGTGCCCCCACCTTCCTGGGCTGCACCCAGCACCTGGGCATGGTGTGCCTGTGCAGCCGCTGCTCCGCAGGACGCACTGCCGACGCCCCCCTGTCCGCCGATGCCCCGCACCATGGCCCCCcgccctccaccttctcctcggCGCGCACGGAGCCCAGGCAGCCGTCAGAGCGACCCTCGGCCTTCACCTCCGTCTACTACAGCGCTGGCGCCTCCCTTAACCCTACCGCACCCAGCACCGTGGAGGCACACGCTGCCCCCAGGCCAGGACCTGACTGGACCCGCAACCTACTGAGCATGAGGGAGGGTGGGGTCGGCCCTGGCATGTTGCCCCCCaggacttcctcctcctccatcagcctgCTGTCGGTGCTGCGTCAGCAGGATGGCTCCTCCCACTCCCCtgtctacacctctgcatccgAGGGACGGGGTTTCCCTGCCCAGCAGGGAGACCCAGGGGGGCGGGATGCCGCCAGCACCAGCAGTGGGCATCACCCCTTCTGGGACGGCTCCCGTGGCAACACAGCCTCCTTCCGCAATGTGCTGCAGTGCAACCTGAGCCGCTACTTCATGGAGTTTGACCGCATGCAGGACCTGGAGCCCccgctgggggggggcagcatgggCGAGGGGGGGCCAGAGCAGAGCTCAGAGCTGTTGAACAACAACATGGACCCAGATAGACCTGggccttcctccacctcctcgcccACAATCATCCACTACcagcctcccctccctcctccccccgtcccccacaaCCTGGAGAACAATGCCCCTCCCCCGGCCTCCAGGGGCCACCTGAACCGCTGCCGGGCCTGCCACAACCTGCTGACCTTCAACCATGACTCCCAGCGTTGGGAGCGGACCAACCAGGCCTCCTCAACCTCTGCCTCCGCTCTGgagccgccctcctcctcctcttcctcctccagctttccttcgtcatcctcctccccctggcAGCCCGAGGAGGGCAGGAGGAGACTAGAAGTCCCGCCCTCGGAGAGCGGGGTTCCCCCGGAGCCCAGCGAGCAGCCCCCTACTACCCTCAGGGGCGGAGGCTCCGGGGCCTTCCCCATTGCCCCGACCCCCACCCGGAGTGGGGAACAAACAGTTGGCCTGGTGTACAACCAGGACACAGCGCAGTGGGAACGAGTCTACCGGCAGGCCGCAGCCGGCAGGCCGGTGGAGCCCCCGGAGGCCTTAAGCCAAGAAATGCCTGTGGACCCCCCTGACGAGGACTCCCTGAGGAG GCGACTGCTGGAATCATCTCTGTTATCGCTGTCTCGCTACGACATGTCGGGATCCAGAGACCACCCCATCTACCCCGACCCAGCCAG ACTCTCTCCAGCTGCTTACTACGCCCAGAGGATGATCCAGTACCTGTCGAGGAGGGACAGTATTCGCCAGCGTTCTCTACGTTACCAGCAGAACCGCCTCCGGGTGATGTCGTCCTCCTCCGACAGTCCGGCCAGCAACCCGTCCAGCGCCATGGACAACAGTGACGTGGACTTTGAGGAGCTAGA tgatAACGGGGAGCGAGCGAGGCACCGGACCACTCGTAACGCCAGGATGTCGGCTCCTTCACTGGGCCGCTTTGTCCCCCG GCGTTTCCTGCTCCCCGAGTACCTTCCCTACGCTGGGATCTTCCACGAGAGGGGGCAGCCCGGCCTAGCTACTCACTCCTCCGTCAACAGAGTGCTCGCTG GTGCGTCAATAGGAGACGGTCAGTCCGCGGTGGCCAGCAACATCGCTAACACCACCTACCGTCTGCAGTGGTGGGACTTCACCAAATTTGATCTGCCAGAGATCAGCAACG CTTCGGTCAACGTCCTGGTGCCAAACTGTAAGATCTACAACGACGCCAGCTGCGACATCTCTGCGGACGGCCAGCTGCTGGCGGTCTTCATTCCCAGCAGCCAGCGGGGCTTCCCTGACGAGGGCATCCTGGCCATCTACTCGCTGGCTCCTCACAACCTGGGGGAGATGCTCTACACCAAGAGATTCGGCCCCAATGCTATCTCCGTTAGCCTGTCTCCGATGGGCTGCTACGTCATGGTGGGTCTGGCCTCTCGCAGGATCCTGCTCCACCCCACCACCGACCACATGGTGGCGCAAGTCTTCCGCCTGCAGCAGCCTCACGGAGGAGAGACCTCCATCAGG atGGTGTTCAACGTGGTCTACCCGATGGCTCCAGACCAGCGGCGCCACGTTAGCATCAACTCGGCCCGCTGGCTGCCCGACCCAGGAATGGGTCTGGCTTACGGCACCAACAAGGGAGACCTGGTCATCTGCCGGCCCGT GTTCTACAGGAGCGACGGAGAGAGCCCAGCTGAGTCCAGCAGCGAGCCTCTGTTCTCCGTCAACAATGGAGGAACCCGGAACAGAGGTTCTGAGCGCCCGGG GCCCAACCGCCCCGGCTGGAGGCTGGACCGGGACATGGGCTTGATGAACGCCATCGGACTTCAGCCCAGACACCCCGCGCCTTCAGTGACATCACAGGGAACTCAGACGCCAATCATCCAGCTGCAGAACGCTGAGACCCAGACGGAGAGGGAGCTGCCAGAGCCCCGACCCATGCAGCCCGCAACCA atgttcctcCTGTGACTCCGTCCACGAGCCAAGCAGCCAGCGGGGGGGAGGCTGCGCCTCCAAGCGGCAGAGCGGCGGAGGGCGTGGCCCCGGGAGACGCAGCCTTTGCGGAGGCCACCACCTCCACAGCCG GAGAGTCTCCAGAGTTGGGCTCCGGGGAAGACGCCCTGGCTCGGATCCGCCGGCTGATAGCCGAGGGCGGGATGACAGCGGTGGTCCAGCGGGAGCAGAGCACCACCATGGCATCGATGGGCGGCTTCGGCAACAACATCATCGTAAGCCACCGGATCCACCGCGGCTCCCAGACCGCCGCGGGGGCCTCCAGGCCACcggaccccctcctcctcgcccagACCTACGGGCCACCCCTGCAGCCCCAACAGCCGGCCCCCTGGGTTCTCCAGCCCTCTGTCCTGGACGATGACTCTGGGCcgggcccctcctcctccctgctgctgtcttccccctcgccgcccccatcctcctctcacAGCCCTGTCCCCAGCAGTGGGGTGGGCTCCTCCAACAGTTACCAGGGCGACCCGTACAGCAGGTAG